From Heliomicrobium modesticaldum Ice1, a single genomic window includes:
- a CDS encoding IS1182-like element ISHmo2 family transposase gives MFRFDVDPQVSFYDFAALWDQLVPADSVFRLFRELAPLLIQPEDFTGLYCLDNGRPSHAARQMTMACMLQEMLGETDRGMEAQTRVNIEVKFALGMALDEPGIDHANFGVHRQRLIQKELDKVYLDRFIRLMYYLGVLTGKEPWITDTTHVIAPISAPTTIELIRQAMRLLVRLLAKQYSVPWHAIPHAPRAVRYLETVTEVKEHNLDDKAKMERLVEVVSEADELLAYVESSEASWKKKPDVIHYALLLCRILRERIIRKDDGTLEIAPGGSVKDMIVSAVDSEARFGCKGKTKWRGYKMAIVEVGNSGFIAAAEAMKANDYDGSSLVPLADQLPTDCVENPTIIGDTHYGAGDDRVTLKEKGIDVVAPLSPKTKCDILAGEGFQVSEDQTQLICPRGKVITTYSEVADGKNFVLRAKDHDCKHCPRYTTCFKEKKHRRTIFIHNAYGVMLEAAKHSQTKIYKEQMRLRSRIEAKQNELVNRYGLRRVRRIGKRNLAYAARLSALAANFQKLNRLRNDKNATMVLEVSALRGVAFKKAA, from the coding sequence TTGTTTCGATTCGATGTGGACCCCCAAGTTAGCTTTTACGACTTTGCAGCCCTCTGGGACCAACTTGTGCCTGCCGATTCCGTCTTTCGCCTGTTTCGTGAATTGGCGCCCCTATTAATACAACCGGAGGATTTTACAGGTCTCTATTGCCTTGACAACGGACGTCCCAGTCATGCGGCCCGGCAGATGACGATGGCCTGCATGTTACAGGAAATGCTGGGCGAAACAGACCGGGGGATGGAAGCACAGACACGTGTGAACATCGAGGTCAAGTTTGCGTTAGGAATGGCCCTCGATGAACCGGGCATTGATCACGCCAATTTTGGCGTCCACCGGCAACGGCTCATCCAAAAGGAACTTGATAAGGTCTATCTCGATCGCTTTATCCGGTTGATGTACTACCTGGGCGTTTTGACAGGGAAAGAACCTTGGATAACGGACACGACCCATGTCATAGCTCCCATCAGTGCCCCCACGACCATCGAACTGATCCGCCAAGCCATGCGCCTGTTGGTGCGTCTTTTGGCGAAGCAATACAGTGTTCCATGGCATGCAATCCCCCATGCCCCTCGGGCGGTACGTTACCTGGAAACAGTGACGGAAGTGAAAGAGCATAACCTGGACGATAAGGCCAAAATGGAACGGCTTGTTGAAGTGGTCAGCGAGGCTGACGAACTGCTGGCCTACGTGGAGTCATCGGAGGCTTCGTGGAAGAAGAAGCCCGATGTCATTCATTACGCCCTTTTGCTTTGCCGTATCCTCCGTGAACGAATCATTCGGAAAGATGATGGAACTCTTGAGATAGCCCCCGGCGGTTCTGTCAAAGATATGATAGTTTCGGCTGTAGACAGCGAAGCCCGTTTCGGTTGTAAGGGCAAGACGAAATGGCGCGGGTATAAGATGGCCATCGTCGAAGTCGGAAATTCCGGATTTATCGCCGCCGCCGAGGCCATGAAAGCCAACGACTATGACGGCTCCAGTCTGGTGCCGTTAGCGGATCAGCTTCCCACCGATTGTGTAGAAAACCCGACGATCATTGGAGATACCCACTATGGTGCGGGCGATGACCGTGTCACCCTCAAGGAAAAAGGCATTGACGTAGTGGCGCCACTTTCACCAAAGACAAAATGTGATATCCTCGCGGGCGAGGGATTTCAAGTTTCCGAAGACCAAACACAACTGATCTGCCCGAGAGGAAAAGTCATCACCACCTATTCGGAAGTGGCAGATGGGAAGAACTTCGTGCTTCGCGCCAAGGACCATGATTGCAAGCACTGCCCTCGTTACACGACCTGTTTTAAAGAAAAGAAACATCGGCGCACGATTTTTATTCACAACGCCTATGGTGTCATGCTCGAGGCGGCAAAGCACTCCCAAACGAAAATCTATAAGGAACAGATGCGTCTTCGCAGCCGCATCGAAGCCAAGCAAAATGAACTGGTCAACCGTTACGGACTGCGCCGGGTTCGCCGTATCGGAAAACGAAATCTGGCTTATGCCGCCCGGCTCAGCGCGTTAGCGGCGAACTTTCAAAAACTCAACCGTCTACGAAATGATAAGAATGCAACCATGGTGTTGGAGGTGAGTGCCTTACGCGGTGTTGCTTTCAAAAAAGCCGCATAA
- a CDS encoding Maf family protein yields MLASASPRRRQLLSDLGISFSVLPSDFSEEGVEGLAPESQALALSRGKALSVCERLSDGIVLGADTIVVLGEDVLGKPKSPDHAREMLRRLSGRSHRVITGLALFHVEKGRIVHETGGYEETRVHFRDLTEEDIDRYVSTGDCLDKAGAYGIQGLAALLVERLEGDYFNVVGLPLVRLDKLLRQWGISLMQLGTEGNSSTASPA; encoded by the coding sequence GTGCTGGCATCAGCGTCGCCTCGTCGGCGCCAGTTGCTGTCCGACCTGGGCATCTCTTTTTCGGTCCTGCCCAGCGATTTTTCTGAAGAAGGGGTCGAGGGCCTGGCGCCGGAGTCGCAAGCGCTGGCGCTATCCCGCGGCAAGGCCCTTTCCGTCTGTGAACGCCTGTCTGACGGGATCGTCTTGGGCGCCGACACCATCGTCGTCCTCGGCGAGGATGTGCTCGGCAAACCGAAATCACCGGATCATGCCCGGGAGATGCTCCGCCGCCTCTCCGGTCGTTCCCATCGGGTGATCACGGGACTGGCCTTGTTTCATGTCGAAAAGGGCCGCATCGTTCATGAAACGGGCGGCTATGAGGAGACGCGGGTCCACTTCCGCGACCTCACGGAGGAGGACATTGACCGCTATGTTTCTACCGGCGACTGTCTTGACAAAGCCGGCGCTTACGGCATCCAGGGGTTGGCCGCTTTGCTGGTGGAACGTCTGGAGGGGGACTACTTCAATGTCGTCGGTTTGCCGCTCGTCCGGTTGGACAAGCTGCTTCGCCAATGGGGGATTTCCCTGATGCAACTTGGAACGGAAGGGAACAGCAGCACCGCTTCTCCTGCCTAG
- a CDS encoding DUF4321 domain-containing protein, giving the protein MKGIRVGAGQIGMLVLFMIVGAIVGSLIGEALIPVVPVMKLSKDVELGPAHINLVSFTFTLGLSIKLNLAGAVGMLAGIFLYRRF; this is encoded by the coding sequence GTGAAGGGGATTCGTGTTGGCGCCGGTCAAATCGGTATGCTGGTCCTGTTTATGATCGTCGGCGCCATCGTCGGCAGCTTGATCGGGGAGGCCTTGATCCCTGTCGTCCCTGTCATGAAGTTGAGCAAGGACGTGGAACTCGGACCGGCTCACATCAACCTGGTGTCGTTCACCTTCACCCTTGGCCTTAGCATCAAGCTCAACCTGGCTGGGGCTGTGGGGATGCTCGCCGGCATATTCCTTTACCGGCGATTCTAG
- a CDS encoding RidA family protein, whose product MSVEAKLQELGLTLPEAPKPVAAYVPSVKAGDFVYTSGQIPFVNGELKYKGKVGKDLTPEKAYEAAKVCCLNCLGVIKGQVGDLNQVKKIVKVTGFVNSAPGFQGQPGVINGASELLGQVFGDKGQHARSAVGVNELPLDAAVEVEMIVQV is encoded by the coding sequence ATGTCCGTAGAAGCGAAACTGCAGGAGCTGGGGCTCACGCTGCCGGAAGCGCCCAAGCCGGTAGCCGCCTACGTGCCGTCCGTCAAGGCCGGTGATTTCGTCTACACGTCAGGGCAGATCCCCTTTGTCAACGGTGAGTTGAAATACAAAGGCAAGGTGGGCAAGGACCTGACGCCGGAAAAGGCTTATGAAGCAGCCAAGGTCTGTTGCCTCAACTGCCTTGGCGTGATCAAAGGGCAGGTGGGCGATCTCAATCAGGTCAAAAAGATCGTCAAGGTGACCGGCTTCGTCAACAGCGCACCCGGTTTTCAGGGCCAGCCCGGCGTCATCAACGGCGCCTCGGAACTGCTGGGCCAAGTCTTCGGCGACAAAGGACAGCACGCCCGCTCGGCTGTTGGGGTGAACGAACTGCCCCTTGACGCCGCTGTGGAAGTGGAGATGATCGTCCAGGTTTAA
- a CDS encoding rod shape-determining protein: protein MFTKDLGIDLGTANTLVHMKGRGIILREPSVVAIQRDSGSVMAVGEEAKQMIGRTPGNITAIRPMKDGVIADFDITMSMLRYFIRKALGSSTSLFSRVRVVVCVPCGVTAVEERAVKEAALQAGAREAYLIEEPMAAAIGAGLPVHEPTGNMIVDIGGGTTEVAVISLGGIVTSKSIRIAGDEMDEAIAAYIKRQYNLAIGERTSEEIKIRLGSAYLDRAEELLEAIDVRGRDLVSGLPKTVAVTADEIQKALSEPVAAIIDAIKVCLEKTPPELAADLMEHGIVMAGGGSLLRGLDRLVSLQTGMPVYLADEPLSAVALGTGRVLENIPALKRVLIPQKRLN, encoded by the coding sequence ATGTTTACAAAAGACCTGGGCATCGACCTTGGCACCGCCAACACCCTTGTGCATATGAAAGGACGCGGGATCATCCTGCGGGAGCCTTCCGTCGTGGCCATCCAACGTGACAGCGGATCTGTCATGGCTGTGGGGGAGGAGGCCAAGCAGATGATCGGCCGGACCCCTGGAAACATCACGGCCATTCGTCCGATGAAAGACGGCGTCATCGCCGATTTCGACATCACCATGTCCATGCTCCGCTACTTCATCCGTAAGGCCCTTGGTTCCAGCACCAGCCTGTTCTCCCGCGTCCGCGTCGTCGTCTGCGTCCCTTGCGGCGTCACTGCTGTAGAGGAGCGCGCCGTCAAGGAAGCGGCCTTGCAAGCCGGCGCCAGAGAGGCCTACCTGATCGAAGAGCCCATGGCTGCAGCTATCGGCGCTGGACTGCCTGTTCATGAACCGACAGGCAACATGATCGTCGATATCGGCGGCGGCACGACTGAGGTGGCTGTCATCTCCCTCGGTGGCATCGTCACCTCCAAATCGATCCGCATCGCCGGCGATGAGATGGACGAAGCCATTGCCGCTTACATCAAGCGCCAGTACAACCTGGCCATCGGCGAGCGCACCTCCGAGGAGATCAAGATCCGCCTTGGTTCGGCTTACCTGGACCGCGCCGAAGAACTGCTGGAGGCCATCGATGTGCGCGGCCGCGACCTCGTCTCCGGTCTGCCTAAAACGGTCGCCGTCACAGCCGATGAGATCCAGAAGGCGCTCTCTGAGCCGGTGGCCGCCATCATCGACGCCATCAAGGTCTGCCTGGAGAAAACGCCGCCTGAACTGGCGGCCGACTTGATGGAACACGGCATCGTCATGGCCGGCGGCGGCTCGCTCCTGCGCGGACTCGACCGCCTCGTCAGCCTCCAGACCGGCATGCCTGTCTACCTCGCTGACGAGCCTCTTTCCGCCGTCGCCCTCGGTACAGGCCGTGTCCTGGAGAACATCCCCGCACTCAAGCGCGTCCTGATCCCACAGAAGCGGCTCAATTAG
- a CDS encoding redox-sensing transcriptional repressor Rex codes for MKTLKIPEATIIRLSMYSRYLSQVEERGVQMISSGEIAEGVGVSPAHVRKDLAYFGEFGTRGVGYNVDELQHHILNILRLNREWRVVIVGAGHLGSALAMYRGFGERGFHLVGIFDSDPAKIGKKYDDIAVQPIEELAQTVKEKQVGIGIITVPATVAQEVADILVNSGVDALLNFAPCVLNLPPRVELRNVDLSVNLEVLTFHLGSRRKQ; via the coding sequence GTGAAAACCCTGAAAATCCCCGAAGCCACAATCATCCGCTTGTCCATGTATTCCCGCTATCTGAGCCAAGTGGAAGAGCGGGGCGTGCAAATGATTTCTTCGGGAGAGATCGCCGAGGGGGTGGGAGTCAGTCCCGCCCATGTCCGCAAGGATCTGGCCTATTTCGGGGAATTCGGCACACGCGGCGTCGGCTACAATGTTGACGAACTGCAACACCACATTTTGAATATCCTCCGTCTGAACCGGGAATGGCGCGTGGTCATCGTCGGCGCCGGTCATCTCGGCTCTGCCCTCGCCATGTACAGGGGCTTTGGGGAGCGCGGTTTCCACTTGGTTGGGATCTTTGACAGTGACCCGGCCAAGATCGGCAAAAAGTATGACGACATCGCCGTGCAGCCCATCGAGGAACTGGCCCAGACGGTCAAGGAAAAGCAGGTAGGCATCGGCATTATCACCGTGCCGGCCACGGTGGCCCAGGAGGTGGCCGACATCCTCGTCAACTCCGGCGTGGACGCGCTCTTGAACTTCGCCCCTTGTGTCTTGAACCTCCCGCCTAGGGTTGAGCTGCGCAATGTGGACCTGTCGGTGAACCTGGAGGTTTTGACCTTCCATCTTGGGTCGCGGAGGAAGCAGTAA
- a CDS encoding DUF6917 domain-containing protein gives MSDPYAKGMLRVHPYAKKKDVVGELVAILEGKLENRGLQLIKPISRALAEDEIHEIIVTDETDAGPGKQVNRIAYLAFFEVKGGGVIVAGDPVFLKGKLLGHIAGFDETHMPNHINIVIKSEERQSGVSIGAEIGQQLLIKSPD, from the coding sequence GTGTCCGACCCATATGCCAAAGGGATGCTCCGCGTTCACCCCTACGCCAAGAAAAAAGATGTCGTCGGCGAACTGGTAGCGATCCTGGAAGGGAAGCTTGAGAATCGGGGTTTGCAACTGATCAAACCCATCTCACGAGCCCTAGCTGAGGACGAGATCCACGAGATCATCGTCACCGACGAGACCGATGCCGGTCCGGGGAAACAGGTCAATCGCATCGCCTATCTCGCTTTTTTCGAGGTCAAGGGGGGTGGCGTCATCGTCGCCGGCGATCCGGTTTTTTTAAAAGGCAAGCTTCTCGGCCATATCGCCGGTTTCGACGAGACCCACATGCCCAACCACATCAACATCGTCATCAAATCAGAGGAGCGCCAGTCGGGCGTGTCCATAGGCGCTGAGATCGGCCAGCAACTGCTGATCAAAAGCCCCGATTAA
- a CDS encoding cobalamin B12-binding domain-containing protein, giving the protein MANCLERKKVLLVPLDPVHDIGLKMIRRGLDEAGHQTMLLPPDLPPEEIVSIISRESPDQVLVSRTLGYGVAELLARFVDLTDAAGLRDKTTLVVGGMAIRPELAAELGFDAGFGPGTSVDEVVAFIEGRTYKPDAEISRKEKVDLAARYSYEYRHPAIARLLEGIVDGILAWAEGKTSPGIKRARLRDEAWDVEAWRQGKSDSNFNDAYGALCDPVAEAFYRKGEVHPKTRRQSKEEIARLEDYLTSVEKSMTVRLLQHREGQPKVFIQYGTGCPFMDIAHIKVCEAWGADGVVHFDPSWGARTEGFIGDFLTHQEDGSVITPENLSRIKAALETSTLWQVRAHRGLNTPETVVLAGKLGADLTKINIAYGALAAGTDPARLTVDGVEAIRMAVKYNLPFDVVTNEELAGVPAHKAFAGMLIVAALARRLGGRPLLQPLFAFSPEVMISGQMRDNYIDFNAAKIEALRAIIDAPIWPGAPIGFLTQTEDRVQSSMTTSLHAALAASLRVDAVSIASSDEAYSGGPIVAASRVDTLRAVAEGFRFFGEGRVEPTKKASQWATEIVDKIEAVLRAVAAAPSFPEALYAGLLGSKEEGAYPGRAGRGTVTEE; this is encoded by the coding sequence ATGGCGAACTGCCTGGAGCGGAAAAAAGTGCTTCTCGTTCCCCTTGACCCCGTTCATGACATTGGCCTGAAAATGATCCGCCGCGGTCTCGATGAGGCCGGCCATCAGACGATGCTCTTGCCGCCTGATCTGCCGCCCGAGGAGATCGTCAGCATCATCAGCCGGGAGAGCCCCGATCAGGTGCTCGTCAGTCGTACCCTCGGCTATGGCGTAGCCGAACTTTTGGCTCGCTTCGTCGATTTGACTGACGCAGCGGGATTGCGCGACAAGACGACCTTGGTCGTCGGCGGTATGGCCATTCGACCGGAACTGGCGGCAGAACTCGGCTTTGACGCCGGTTTCGGCCCCGGCACATCGGTCGACGAGGTGGTGGCTTTCATTGAGGGCCGCACCTACAAGCCGGATGCAGAGATAAGCCGCAAAGAAAAAGTAGATCTCGCCGCCCGCTACAGCTACGAATACCGACACCCGGCCATCGCCAGACTGCTGGAAGGGATCGTTGACGGTATTTTGGCCTGGGCTGAGGGAAAAACCTCCCCGGGGATCAAACGGGCGCGGCTGCGCGATGAGGCCTGGGATGTGGAGGCCTGGCGGCAGGGCAAGAGCGACAGCAATTTCAATGACGCCTATGGTGCGCTCTGCGATCCTGTAGCTGAAGCTTTTTACCGCAAAGGCGAGGTGCATCCGAAAACGCGCCGCCAGAGCAAGGAAGAGATCGCCCGCCTGGAAGACTACCTGACATCAGTCGAAAAAAGCATGACCGTCCGCCTTTTGCAGCACCGGGAGGGCCAGCCCAAAGTCTTCATTCAGTACGGCACTGGCTGTCCTTTTATGGATATCGCCCATATCAAGGTCTGCGAAGCCTGGGGGGCTGACGGCGTCGTCCACTTTGACCCTTCCTGGGGCGCCCGCACGGAGGGGTTCATCGGCGACTTTTTGACCCACCAGGAAGACGGCTCCGTTATCACCCCCGAAAACCTTTCCCGGATCAAGGCGGCTTTGGAGACGTCGACCCTCTGGCAGGTGCGCGCCCACCGGGGGCTGAACACGCCAGAGACAGTCGTCTTAGCCGGCAAGCTCGGCGCCGACCTGACCAAGATCAACATCGCTTACGGCGCCCTGGCCGCCGGCACCGATCCAGCCCGCCTGACGGTCGATGGGGTGGAGGCCATTCGCATGGCCGTCAAGTACAACCTGCCTTTCGATGTTGTCACCAATGAGGAATTGGCTGGTGTTCCCGCTCACAAGGCTTTCGCCGGCATGCTGATTGTGGCTGCCTTGGCCCGCCGTTTGGGCGGCCGGCCCCTGTTGCAGCCGCTCTTCGCCTTCAGCCCTGAGGTGATGATCAGCGGCCAGATGCGCGACAACTACATCGATTTCAACGCCGCCAAGATCGAGGCTTTGCGGGCGATCATCGACGCCCCCATCTGGCCGGGGGCGCCTATCGGCTTTTTGACCCAGACGGAGGACCGTGTGCAGTCCTCGATGACCACCTCCCTGCACGCCGCCCTGGCAGCCTCGTTACGCGTGGACGCCGTGTCCATAGCCTCCTCCGACGAGGCCTATTCCGGCGGTCCCATCGTCGCCGCTTCCCGCGTCGACACCTTGCGAGCCGTCGCCGAGGGGTTCCGCTTCTTCGGCGAGGGCCGCGTCGAGCCGACGAAAAAAGCTAGTCAGTGGGCGACGGAGATCGTCGATAAGATCGAGGCGGTGTTAAGAGCAGTGGCTGCAGCGCCCTCATTCCCGGAGGCTTTGTACGCAGGTCTGCTGGGCAGCAAAGAAGAAGGGGCTTATCCGGGTCGGGCTGGCCGGGGAACCGTCACCGAAGAATGA
- the radC gene encoding RadC family protein — MSDNDHLTIKDLPEDLRPRERLLSAGPQALTNAELLAILLRTGTTRETAIDMAHRILRQGGLRFLAEATADELSALRGLGAAKAAQVKAAVELGRRIASTAPESRPVIRSPEDASRLVMEDMRFLDREVFRAIALNTKNQVLSIEDISVGSLSSSIVHPRELFKVLIRKSAAAVVLIHNHPSGDPTPSREDREITRRIVEAGRILGIEILDHVIIGDNRYSSLKELGYV; from the coding sequence GTGAGTGACAACGATCATTTGACCATCAAAGACCTGCCGGAAGACCTGCGCCCCCGTGAGCGCCTCCTGTCGGCAGGCCCACAGGCATTGACCAACGCCGAATTGTTGGCCATTCTGCTGCGGACCGGAACAACCCGAGAGACGGCCATCGATATGGCCCACCGCATCCTCCGACAGGGAGGCTTGCGTTTTCTCGCTGAGGCTACAGCCGACGAATTGAGCGCCCTCAGAGGTTTAGGCGCCGCCAAGGCGGCCCAGGTGAAGGCGGCGGTGGAACTGGGGCGTCGCATCGCTTCCACGGCGCCGGAATCGCGTCCCGTCATCCGTTCGCCTGAGGACGCCAGTCGCTTGGTGATGGAAGACATGCGGTTTTTAGATCGAGAGGTCTTTCGCGCCATCGCCCTGAACACGAAGAATCAGGTTCTCAGCATTGAGGATATCTCTGTGGGCAGCCTGTCATCATCGATCGTCCATCCGCGGGAGCTGTTTAAAGTGCTGATCCGCAAGAGCGCCGCTGCGGTTGTGCTCATACATAACCATCCCAGCGGAGATCCGACACCGTCGCGGGAGGATCGTGAGATTACGCGGCGAATCGTTGAAGCAGGAAGGATATTGGGGATCGAGATCCTCGACCATGTCATCATCGGAGACAACCGCTACAGCAGCCTCAAAGAACTGGGATATGTCTAA
- a CDS encoding FAD-dependent oxidoreductase — MAKVVVVGGGWAGCAAAIAAAKAGAEVVLLERTDMFLGTGLVGGIMRNNGRFTATEEMLAMGGGDLFQVTDEVSRHKNVAFPGHEHASLYDVAKVEPAVRQRLSKYPNIHFRTLARVRDITMQGSRITGVVIDETDEITGDVFIDASGTAGPQGNCGKYGNGCVMCIYRCPTFGGRVSIAGKAGVKEVVGKKADGSFGAMSGSCKLHKDSIRDDIVDTLNKRGVAVVAIPEDLRKEDALSQKACQQYALKEFAENIILLDTGHAKLMSPYYPLDKLRHIPGFENARFEDPYSGGIGNSIRYVGMCPRDNTLKVKGDVENLFCAGEKAGLLVGHTEAIVTGALAGHNAVRFALQKPLLELPRSLAVGDAIAHVNEQMQTEEGLTKKYTFSGSVYFQRMKEQGLYSTDVNAIRQRVEAAGLTGVMERPVS; from the coding sequence ATGGCCAAGGTAGTCGTCGTCGGAGGTGGCTGGGCCGGCTGCGCTGCGGCGATTGCGGCGGCGAAGGCCGGCGCTGAAGTGGTCCTGCTCGAACGGACCGATATGTTCCTGGGTACCGGCCTCGTCGGCGGGATCATGCGCAACAACGGCCGCTTCACCGCCACTGAGGAAATGCTGGCTATGGGCGGCGGTGATCTCTTCCAAGTCACCGATGAGGTCTCGCGACACAAAAACGTTGCGTTCCCCGGCCACGAGCACGCCAGCCTCTATGACGTGGCCAAGGTGGAGCCGGCCGTCCGCCAGCGCCTGAGCAAATACCCCAACATCCACTTTCGCACCCTGGCCCGGGTGCGCGACATCACCATGCAGGGCTCTCGCATCACCGGCGTCGTGATCGATGAAACCGACGAGATCACCGGCGATGTCTTCATCGACGCCAGCGGTACGGCCGGCCCTCAAGGCAATTGCGGCAAATATGGCAATGGCTGTGTCATGTGCATCTACCGTTGCCCCACCTTTGGCGGGCGTGTCTCCATTGCCGGCAAAGCGGGCGTGAAGGAGGTCGTCGGGAAAAAGGCCGACGGCAGTTTCGGCGCCATGTCCGGTTCCTGTAAGCTGCACAAAGATTCCATTCGTGATGACATTGTCGATACCCTCAACAAAAGGGGCGTCGCCGTCGTGGCCATTCCCGAGGATTTGCGCAAGGAGGACGCCCTTTCCCAGAAAGCCTGTCAGCAGTACGCCCTCAAAGAGTTCGCCGAAAACATCATCCTCCTCGACACGGGCCACGCTAAGCTCATGTCGCCCTACTATCCCTTGGACAAGCTCCGCCACATCCCTGGATTCGAGAACGCCCGCTTTGAAGACCCTTACTCCGGCGGGATCGGCAACTCCATTCGCTACGTGGGCATGTGCCCCCGTGACAACACCCTCAAAGTCAAAGGCGATGTGGAGAATCTCTTTTGCGCCGGTGAAAAGGCGGGCCTCCTCGTGGGTCACACGGAGGCCATCGTCACGGGCGCGCTGGCCGGCCATAACGCTGTCCGTTTCGCGCTGCAAAAACCGCTCCTCGAACTGCCCCGTTCCCTTGCTGTCGGTGACGCCATCGCCCATGTGAACGAGCAGATGCAGACAGAGGAAGGTCTGACCAAAAAGTACACCTTTTCCGGCTCCGTTTATTTCCAGCGGATGAAGGAGCAAGGTCTCTATTCAACGGATGTCAACGCCATCCGGCAGCGGGTGGAAGCGGCCGGCTTGACCGGTGTCATGGAACGACCGGTCTCATAG